A window of Flammeovirga kamogawensis genomic DNA:
TTGACTTTGATAATAGCTCTACTGTATATGGACCTGTCGTTTTTAAAAATGAAAATGACGATTTAACTATTAAAACATATCCTACGGTAGTAAAACAAGGAGGATTAATTCGTTTAGAAGTAAGAGGTACCATAGATAAATCCAAACTAACAATACAATTAATAAGTAGTAATGCAAAAATAGTTAAGGAGGTATTTATCACTGCTGATATCGTTGATGGATATGTTGCAAGCTTCAAAATACCTTACAGTATAGAAAATGGGATCTATATACTAAAAGTCTTCCACGGATATCATCAGCGTATCAATAGAGTTATTATAAACTAAATTGTTTTAACACTGAAAAACAACACATTACACAATAAAATGTCCGATTTAAACACCATTATCCATAAAATTCCACCTTTAAAATTTTGAAAAGTACGAACGTTTAAAATTCCACTTATTAGTAATAAATCTCCACTCTTTCAGAAAAGTAAAAAGATAAATTTGAGTCATCAAAATTAGCCAATACTATCTATTACAGTTATGAAAGAAATGAAAGATTTACTGCAACTATCTTCTACTTTTACACTCTGTGTTAAATACATCTTCTGCCTTATCCTATTTATTGTAAATATTTCAGAAGCTCAAATACCTAGTGGTTTCCAATGGGAACAAGAATTTTTAGTAGACTTTGGAAATGTTACTCAAAGTAGTGGTAACTGGAACAATATCACTTTAGATAATACCCCGCAAACAATAAGTAACTCTTCAGGTACAGCATCCTTATATAGTTTAGAAATGACTGAAGGTTTTTTTGGGAATAATGGAGCCTTATCAGATGCTAGTCTATCTATCGGTTTAGGTAATTTAGCAGAAAATACCGCTACATCAGATTATGTTTACTCAGGCATTTCCAATGGTGTAGAAATCATTTTCTCAAACCTAGATCCTGATAAATATTATAGACTCAATATTTTTGCTACGAGAGATGCATCAGATACTAGAACAACAGAATTTACATTTTCTGGCGCTACATCTTCAGTAGGTTCTTTACAGACTTCTGGAGCAGGAATTGGTGGTTCTTCACATACAGATGGTAATTTATCACTTTATAATACAGATGCTATTCAACCAGATGCTTCAGGAAATATTACATTAGCAGGAAAATACACTACAGGAGTTTTTACATATTTAGGTGCAGCTCGTTTAGTGGAGTATTCTGCAATCTCCCCTTCATCTTCATTTTTAATTGATTTTGGAACTACTGAAATTGTTGGAACCGACGCCAATGGAAATACATGGAATACATCCAACTATTCAAATGATCCAATAAATAATTTATTAAAATCAGACGGTTCATCAACTACTTACCAGATGAATGTTACAAGTGGTTGGGGCTTAGGCTCTACTTCTGGCTTAAGTGATGCATCTTTAGGAAATGATCTAGCTGAATTAGGCATTAACAATGCAACCTCTGATTATGCTATTAGAACCTCCGGAGATATCACTATAGATTTCACCAATTTAGACACTTCTAAAGCATATCGTTTTAAAATATTCGGATCAAGAAATGTAGCTGCAGATAATAGTACAGAAATAACAATTAGTGGAGCTTCTAGTACAAATGGTCAATTTCAGTCTTCGTCTACATCTACTATTGGAACAACAGGGTATTTAAATGGGAATCTTGATGTTTATACTACAGATTACATTTTTCCTGATAATGGAAATACAATTACATTAACTGCTGCAATTGTAAGTGGACAAATCAATATTAATGCTATAAAATTAGAAGAATATAGTGCTGAAACATCTGAACAAGATTTCCTTGTTGATTTTGGAGATTTAGAAGAAACATCTAGCCCAGATGTCAACAATAATTATTGGAACAATATCACTCTACTTCAAAAAAATATTACATTAACTTCTACTGAAAATGTTTCTACATCAATTGGTCTTGATTATAACAGAGGTGGTTTTGGTGTAGATGGAGGAATGGCAGACGCAACACTTTCTAGTGGAATTAGTAGTTTAGCTATTAATTCTGCAACAACAGATTATGCCTATGCTGCTGCTGGTGTTTCGGATTATGTGGAAGTAGAAGTAAATAATTTAGATGTAAATAAAGGCTATAGGTTTAATATCTTCGCTACACGTTCTTCAATTAATCAAGACCGTATAACGGAGTATACAATAGTTGGAGCAAATACTTCTGTTGGACAACTTCAAACTTCAGGAACCTCATTAGGAACAGTTGGACATGTTTATGGAAACTTAGGTCTGTACTCATCAAGTTTAGTTTATCCTAATAACGAAGGAAAAATTACAATTACAGCAACAAGGGCTGCAGGTGATTTTTGTTACATTGGTGATATTAGAATTGAAGAATTCTCTAAAAATCCTATTTCAGAAGCTCTTTTATATATTCCACAAGACGAAGATTTCGCATTTTTCAATCTACCTGTATCTCTTATAAATTTTGATGTATCGCTAAAACAACAAAATGCATTATTAGAATGGAGCACAGCTTCTGAGACAAATAATGATTATTTCTTAGTGGAACATTCTACTGATGGTAGAAATTGGGAAAATGTTACTCAAATACATGGTGCTGGTAATTCAAACATACAAATTGATTATAGTTACCTTGATGAGCATCTTACAAAAGGCAAGCACTATTACAGGTTAACACAAGTGGATTTTGATGGAAAAAGCGAAACTTTTGCGATTAAATTCGTTCAAGTTGGGGTGATAAATCAAAATAATTTACGTGTAAATTGTTACCCTAATCCTATTCAACAAGAAGGAGTTATCAACATTTCTTTGCAACAAAAAAATGAAAATGATATTTATTTATCACTTATCAACATTAACGGAGTTCAAGTACAGAAAGAACGATTATCTCCTTCTCCAGCACCAATAAAATGGCATTTAAACAGTACTCAAAAAGGAATATATTTTCTCAAAATTTCAGTCGGGTCAAAACAGGTGATTAAAAAAATTAGCATTCAATAAATATCAAAATGTAGCTAACTGTACAAATTTAGTCTTTGCACATTCATTAAACTGATATACTATAACATCTATTTCTTTTCAATAGTTTTTTTTCAACACCTTAGCTGAGTATACAAAAGCGTACCCTTTACATTTTATTTAAAATAATAAAGTATAAAGATGTACAAAAGAGTGCAGCACTAACAAAATTGAAATGAACTATTGTCTTAACAATGCAAGTTGTTATAGACTTACTATGAATTATTATTCTAATGAAAAGAACAAATACTATCTACACAATTACGCTATTTTTAGTACTTATTAGCGGAATTTTTCAGCACAGTAATGCACAAGTAGAAGCTGATTTCTATGAGGAAAAGATAAATAATGTCAACATAACAGTAGATTTAGTAGCTGATTATGGCGTAAATAACTCAGATACAAAAGATGACAGTCCGTTACTTCAAAAAGCAATTGATGATATTACTAACGCAGGTAAAAGAGGTAAAATCTTTCTTAAAAAAGGAACCTATTACCTCAGTAATATTGAATTGAAATCTAATATACACTTAGTAATAGAAGAAAATGCTGTTATTATTCCGCAAGATCCTGGAAATGACAAAAACTACAAAGTATTTACTTTTGGAGGTAATAGAGCTACTGTTGGAAGTATAAGTATAAGAAGTACTAACAAAAAGTTTATTGTTGATTTAAGTAAAGTGAGAAACCCTAACATTGCCGTTATTACACTCCTAAATGTGGATAACTTTTACATTTCTGGCATGAAAGTAATTGACAATGATACTAAATTTTCTGCAATAACTTTTGGGTATTCTGCTTTTGAAAACAACTACTACAAGCCTAGAAATGGAGTAGTAAAAAACTGTCATATTAGTAATGCACATTATGGATATGGACTTGTTCAGTCACAAGCGGCAAAAAATGTTTTCTTCAAAAATATTAGTGGCTCTGGTGGCGTTACTTTACGTTTAGAGACTGGTTACAGCAAAATGAATGAGTTGCAAGTGGGTGGTAACTTTGATATCTACGGTAAAAAAATATCTTCTAAAAATGGAAATGCTACAGTAATGATTTCCCCTCATGCTATTAAGAATGGACATGTAGAAATAGATGATATAACTGCTGTGAATTCTGGTTTTGCTGTTAGAATTGGTAATGGATACACCACAAAAGAACAAGCTGCTTTAGGCTTAAAACCAGGATATTTTGCAAGTACATCTAAGGTTACAAATATAAAAGCAACATATGGTGAAACAGCACAGGTTAAATCCAAACACTTTAAATACATGCCTTGTGCAGAAAGAGCTTTAATAGCCAATGATTTTAACCCAGATGGAGAATCTTATACTGCACCTGCAATTGCTCCTGTATTAAATGCTGCAGAAGGCAGCGGTCAAGGGTATTATAATGTAACTATTCAAAATGTTAGTGGAAGTGGCTTTAAGAATTTATCTAAAAATATTCTTTTGGAAAAAGATAGTGATACATGTACAGGAACTAGTAATACTAGAATTAAAAATGAAGAAACTGTAGTCGACCAAATAACTGTTTACCCTAATCCATCAAAAGGTAAAGTCTACATTAAAAACTTAGGCGATAATACTATTAACTCTGTTGTTATTAGAAATAGTAACGGACAAATAATAGAACAAGCAGTTCATTCGACTTCACTAATAGATTTATCGAAGTATAATTCGGGTATTTATTTTATCCGAATTAATAACGAAACACACAAAGTTATAATTGAGTAATAAAAAAATGCTTCATCAGTTTTTAAATTGATGAAGCATTTTTTAATCTTCTATGTATAATTTTTTGATTCTAACGAGTGGACCAGGACATTGTGTTTCATGACAATTAACACATTGTGCCACCGTTTGATTATAATACTTTATCTGTCCTTCTAAAGGTATACTGTCCAATTTATTGGTATGTGATAGAAACCTATTGGCCATCGTTTTATACAATTCCGATGTATTTTTTCCACTTTCTGTAGGTACGGCACTTAAAATATGATTTACATCAAGTGGCATTAATTTAATAGATTTTCCTTTTAAGATAGTCTCCTTTTGCTCTTCCATTCTATCAGAAGCATTACGCATTAACCAGGCTAATTCAGACCCTCCATTAGGATATTGTACACATATTACTTCTTTACTTTGTGTTTGTTCATTTTCACAGCCAAAAAGCAATAAAGTATAAGACATTAGTAGTAAAAATCGAAGTCTCATATTATAATTGCTCTACAACAGCAACGCCATTCGCCATAAATGTATATTTCACTTCTGGGTTTGTAATTTTAGCTACCTCTTCTGGTGTTTTACCCGCATCTTCAGCATAATGCTTCAAAGTAGCAACATCAATCACTTCTTTTTTAGCTACACCTTCTAAAATTACATCTTTACCTTCTGAATCCATTGGTACAAAAAACTTGTAATCTTTAAATTTCACAAATAGTTCTGTTCCATCTTCCATCGGCATTGTTAACCAACATCCTTTTTTCTGACAAACACCATCAATTTGCCCTTTTACTTTTATAGCAATTGTATCTCTACTCGCTAATTGTGTTATTATAGTTTTTGATGCTACAGCATTTTCAATATCAAAAGATGCTCCATACATAGAAACTTCTTTTTTTTCTGAACAGGAGATAAAAAGAATGCAAAGTAAGATTGTTGATAATAATTTCATGTTAAATAATAGTTGATTAGTATTAGTAACAAAACTATTTATTCTAGTATTATAAATACCTACCCACTCCATTTTTTTTATCAAAATTCAATAAACCATCTTCAATTAAATGTGCTTTTGTGTTTGTAGCCACAAGTACATACTTCGTCTTTCAGAATAAAACAGACCTAATGTATTTTTAAATGCAAAAAATATAAGTGACCTTCCCATTAAAGAAATAACAATTTAAAAAAAGGCAATACACTTTTTGGTGATTACTCGTATTGCAAAAATTAACAACGAATGAAACGTATTGAAAGATTACTTAACACAAAAAAAGCACTATCATTTTTGGTAGTATTACTGTGCTCAACAACTTCTATTTTTGCTCAAAAAGAAGCGAATTTTTACAATGACAAGAGTAAAGAAGTCAGTAAAAAAGTTGATTTAGTAAAGGACTATCGAACAAATAATTCTGATAAAAATGACGATAGTCCAAAATTACAAAAAGCAATAAATGACATGACATCTTTGAAACAAGGTGGTGAAATATTTATTCCAAAAGGTACATATTACTTTAAAAATATTGAACTAAAATCTAATGTTCATTTAGTTATTGATGAACACGCTACAATTATACCTACTCCAACAAATGATAATAAAAACTATAAAGTCTTTTTATTTGGAGGAAAGAAAGGAACTATAAAAAATGTAAGTATCCGTAGTACGAAAAACATGTTTATAGTTGATTTACAAAATGTAGTGAATAAAAATGTTGCCGTAATAACATTAACCAATGTTGAAAACTTTTTAATTACAGGCATTAAAGTATTGGATAATAACACAAGATTTTCTGCTATCACTTTAGGCTTTGCTGAATACAAAAACCAGTACTATAAGCCAACAAATGGTATAATTAAAAACTGTACAATTACTAAGGCACATTATGGCTACGGGCTTGTTCAGTCTCAAGCATCAGAACATGTATACTACGAAAACTTGAGCGGAGAAGGGGGCGTAACATTGCGTCTAGAAACAGGTTATAAGAAAATGAACAAGCTGAAAGTTGGTGGTAATTTTGATGTTTATGCAAAAAATATTTCTTCTAGAAATGCAAATGCTACCTTAATGATCTCTCCTCATACCATACCAAATGGCTATTTTGAGGTTGATGGTGTTACTGCTATTAATTCTGGTTTTGCTGTAAGAATTGGAAAAGGATATACAACAAAAGATCAGAAAAAAGCAGGTTTAACCCCTGGAACATATGATAATAAATCGAAAATTTCGAATGTAAAAGCTACTTATGGTAAAACAGCACAAGTTAAGAGCAAGCATTTTAAATACATGCCTTGCAAAGAGAGAGTATTAATCGCTTCATCATTTAATCCCGACGGAGAAAGTTATACAGCACCTTCTATCTCTCCTATTGTAAATGCTGCTAAAGGAAGCGGTGCTGGTTATTTTAATGTGGAAATTACGAATGTTTCAGGAACAGGCTTTTTAAATTTAGATAAAGACATTTTAATAGAATCAGATGCTATTAAAACATGCCCTGATGGTAACAAAATGAAATAATTACTAGCAATTAAAAAGGTATTGAAATCATGATAAATGACATCATTCATAAAAATATTGAATGATGTTATTTATTTATTTTTAGTTTTCACTTTTCCGCTTTTATATAATTCCAAAGCACTATTTATTAACAGTTCTATAGTCTCTAAAGGGAGATCTTTTTCTGGATTAACACTAAACGATTTCATCAATTTTCTATCTTTCTGTTCTAACTCTGGATGATGTAATAGCAACCCTTCATGAAATAGTAAATAAGGCCACTTCGTTTTTTTATCAATACTAATAAAACAAAAGTTTTTCCCTTTATAAGTAAAGCTTGGGATCCCCCACTTAATAGCATGAATAACCTCATTATCTTGTCTCATAATAATTTCTTTCAAAGCTAAAATACAGCCTTGTATTGGTTCCTCTTTAGATAAGTAATAGTGATCTGAATTGTCCATTATAATTAGTTTTAAATAACCTTAAATACTCAAACAAATGTAAACAAACATTCGTATAATTAACCTATATAAAATCATAATTTCAACTAACAAAAAACGGAAATGAAAAACACAGAAAAACTATACGAAACTCTTGGTGAACTACTATATGCGATAGCTAAAGCCGATGGATTAATTCAAGATGAGGAAAGAGATGCTTTAAATGAGCTTCTAAAAAATCACTCTTGGGCATCAGAAATTAGGTGGTCTTTTAATTACGAAGAAAATCAAAATGCTACTGTAGAAGAGACCTATAACAAGGTTATTAATTATTGCCACAGTTATGGGCCTACAGCAGAATATGAAGAGTTTATTGATGCCATGAAATTTATTGCGAATGCCTCCAATGGAATTGACGAAGATGAATCTAAGATTATCAACTCTTTTTCTAAGGATTTAATTGAAAGGTTTCAAAGAGATTTAAATCTTCAAACAATTTAGAATCACAGTAAGTAATAACTCTCTTATATTTAATTAAAAAAGTATAAGAGAGTTTTTTTATACCCTCTACTTTTTGTCAATGATAAAAACAGTATTACGTCTTTAAAATAAATATTTTTACTTGTATATTTGTAGACCACAAACCTAATTAATCTCAAAAAAATGTAATACTAAATTCTTTCCATATCAATAGAAATCAATATCACTTTGATATTCCTAATTTTTAATACACAAGAAAGAATACACATGCTTAGTATACAAGAACTCTCCTATTTACATCCCAATAAAGATGTATTATTTCAGCATTTAAATTGCACTATAAATACATCAGCAAAAGTTGCTTTAATTGGTAATAATGGTAGTGGAAAATCTACCCTTTTAAAAATAATTTCTGGGGAATTACTTCCATCAAGTGGAACGTTAAAAGTAGAAAATCTGCCCTATTACGTTCCTCAAATATTCGGACAATTCAACCATCTTACAATTGCTCAATCACTAAAAATAGAGAATAAATTAAATGCCTTATCTCAAATTTTAAATGGAGATATATCTGAAGAAAATTATGCTATTTTAAACGATGATTGGACAATAGAAGAACGCTGTAAAGAGGCGTTAGAATATTGGCAATTATTTGATTTAGATTTATCGCAAAAATTATCTTCACTTAGTGGTGGCCAAAAAACTAAAGTTTTCCTTGCTGGTATTTTAATTCATCAACCCTCATTTTTCATTCTTGACGAGCCCAGTAATCACATGGATAGTACTGGTAGAAAACTACTCTACACTTTTATCGAAAAAAGTAAAAGTACAATTATTGTGGTAAGTCATGATCGAAAATTACTCAATTTAATTGATACAACTTATGAACTTTCTCCAAGTGGAATTTCTATTTATGGAGGAAATTATGATTTTTATAAATCACAAAAAGAAATAGAAAAAAATGCCTTAAATTCTAGTATTCAGAATACAGAAAAGGCACTTCGAAAAGCCAAAGAGAAAGAACGAGAAACAAGAGAAAGAAAAGAAAAAGTTGATGCTAGAGGCAAAAAGAAACAAATCAAATCTGGAGTACCAAAAGTAATGATGAATAAAATGAAGAATGATGCTGAAAATAGTTCTTCAAAACTTAGCGGTGTACATCAAGACAAGATTGGTGGTATATCAAAAGATTTACACGCTTTAAGAAGTAATGTTTCTAGTATCGATAAAATGAAATTTGGTTTTAATAAATCCACATTACATAAAGGTAAATTGATTTTTAATGCTATAAATATCAATATAAAATATAATAAAAAGTACCTCTGGAAAGAGGATTTAACAATAGAAATAAATAGTGGAGAACGTATTGCTATAAAAGGAAATAATGGAACAGGAAAAACTACTTTAATTAAATTAATTTTAGGTAGCCTTAGTCCTGAGAATGGAACATTTAAAAGAGCTGAAAATAAGTCAGTATATATAGATCAAGATTATTCCTTAATAGATTCTTCACTCACTGTTTATGAGCAAGTACAAAAACACAATTCATCCGCCTTATTGGAACATGAGGTTAAGGTTAGATTGAATAGGTTCTTATTTCCTAAAGAAGAATGGGATAAACCATGTAGTGCACTAAGCGGAGGAGAAAGAATGCGATTAATGTTATGTTGTTTAACCGTTAATACGACTTCTCCTGATATAATTATACTCGATGAACCTACCAATAATCTTGACATTCAGAATATAGAAATTTTAACTGCTGCTATTCTCGAATATCAAGGAACATTATTGGTGGTTTCACATGACGATTACTTTTTAGAAAAAATTAATATTGAACGTACTATTGAATTGAAGTAATCTTTATTTATTTCAATACTTTATACTCTGATAACCTTACAGTTAAAAAATATCACAACAAAAAACACATTATTTTTTGTCAACTAAGTCAACTTCTTTGTCTTTATAGCAGAAGAAGAAGTTTGTTATAAGCTTTAAGTTATAGTAACAGAAAATTTTAGTTATGGAACACCTTTACATTAATAATGTAAAGGTGTTTTTGTATAGAAAGAATTGTTTAAAACCTGTATTTTTTTTGAAATAATGAATGCTTTAGCCTATACTTAACATACTTTTTAAAAACAGTTACCAACCCAACTTTTTCTACTTTTTGATTATGGATTTTATTAGAAATTATTTTAATGCGATCTCTCCTATTTCTACAGAAACATGGCTAGAAATTGCACCTTTGTTTGAAAAAAGGGAGCTACAGAAAAATGATTTCTTTATTAAAGAACACATAAAAGCAACAGAAATAGGTTTCTTAGAAAAGGGATGTGTAAGAGCTTTTTTTACAAATAAAGAAGCGAAAGAATACAATAAACAATTTTTTATTGCTCCCTCTTTAATTGGTGCATATACCTCTCTATTAACTGGAAAAATTAATAAAATCCCTCAACAAGCGCTCACTGAATGTACTCTTTGGGTAGTTAATTTTAAAGCTTTAGAAAAGCGATACAGTCAATACCATGACCTAGAACGTTTAGGTAGAAAAATAGCAGAATATTATTTCTTAGAAAAAGAAGAAAAAGAATTAGAAATGGCTTTAAAAGATGCTACACAGAGGTATTTAATTTTTAGTAAAAAATTCCCAAATTTAGATCAGAAAATACCTCAATATCATATAGCATCTTATCTTGGAATTTCTGCTACACAGCTAAGTCGTTTAAGAAATAAGCTTTCAAAAAATATAAAATAGATCTATTTATTTACCTATGTAAACGAGTTTAAAAAGCACATGTCTCAACTTTGTCTTATACTTTTAAAACACAACTATTATGAGACATCAAATTTATAAAATCACGTTTGCATTATTTATCAACTTTCTTTTTCAAGCTTGTGCATTACATCCAGCTGCTTGGCAACCACCTACTAAACCAATACTAGAGCATCAATATTCTTTGAATAATAAATTACAATCGGCAACAAAAATCAAACTTAACGGATGGTATGGCCCAGAAGATATTATCTTTGATGCTGCAGGAAATTTATACTGTGGTGTGCATAAAGCAACAGATGATTTTAGTGATGGGAAAATTCTTAAAATTACTCCTCAAAATAATGTAGAAGTATATTATAACGCAGGAAGCTGGGTAGCTGGCTTACACTTTGATGCTGATAGTAATTTAATAGCATTAAGTCATAAAGAAGGTTTAATACGTATTACAGCTGATAAAAAAGTAACAATACTTGCAACAAAAGATGAAAAAGAAAGACCTTTTTTAATTCCAAATGGATTAGATATAGCAAAAGATAGTACTATATATTTCTCTAATACCTCCCATTCATCTACTTATACAATTCCCTACGGAAGACAACTAATTTTAGAAATAAAACCCAATGGAGGACTCTATAAATACAATCCTAAAACAGCACAAATTACAACCTTAATTGATGGTACTTATTTTGGAAATGGTGTAGTACTTTCTAAAAATGAAGACTTTATATTAATGACAGAAACTACAAAATATCGAATTCTTAAATATTGGTTGAAAGGTTCAAAAGCTGGAGAAACGGAAATATTAATTGATAATCTTCCTGGTTTTCCGAACGGAATCTCGATACGTGAAGATGGTAGTTTTTGGGTAGGTTTTACTACAAAAAGAAATGATGC
This region includes:
- a CDS encoding T9SS type A sorting domain-containing protein — translated: MKEMKDLLQLSSTFTLCVKYIFCLILFIVNISEAQIPSGFQWEQEFLVDFGNVTQSSGNWNNITLDNTPQTISNSSGTASLYSLEMTEGFFGNNGALSDASLSIGLGNLAENTATSDYVYSGISNGVEIIFSNLDPDKYYRLNIFATRDASDTRTTEFTFSGATSSVGSLQTSGAGIGGSSHTDGNLSLYNTDAIQPDASGNITLAGKYTTGVFTYLGAARLVEYSAISPSSSFLIDFGTTEIVGTDANGNTWNTSNYSNDPINNLLKSDGSSTTYQMNVTSGWGLGSTSGLSDASLGNDLAELGINNATSDYAIRTSGDITIDFTNLDTSKAYRFKIFGSRNVAADNSTEITISGASSTNGQFQSSSTSTIGTTGYLNGNLDVYTTDYIFPDNGNTITLTAAIVSGQININAIKLEEYSAETSEQDFLVDFGDLEETSSPDVNNNYWNNITLLQKNITLTSTENVSTSIGLDYNRGGFGVDGGMADATLSSGISSLAINSATTDYAYAAAGVSDYVEVEVNNLDVNKGYRFNIFATRSSINQDRITEYTIVGANTSVGQLQTSGTSLGTVGHVYGNLGLYSSSLVYPNNEGKITITATRAAGDFCYIGDIRIEEFSKNPISEALLYIPQDEDFAFFNLPVSLINFDVSLKQQNALLEWSTASETNNDYFLVEHSTDGRNWENVTQIHGAGNSNIQIDYSYLDEHLTKGKHYYRLTQVDFDGKSETFAIKFVQVGVINQNNLRVNCYPNPIQQEGVINISLQQKNENDIYLSLININGVQVQKERLSPSPAPIKWHLNSTQKGIYFLKISVGSKQVIKKISIQ
- a CDS encoding T9SS type A sorting domain-containing protein gives rise to the protein MKRTNTIYTITLFLVLISGIFQHSNAQVEADFYEEKINNVNITVDLVADYGVNNSDTKDDSPLLQKAIDDITNAGKRGKIFLKKGTYYLSNIELKSNIHLVIEENAVIIPQDPGNDKNYKVFTFGGNRATVGSISIRSTNKKFIVDLSKVRNPNIAVITLLNVDNFYISGMKVIDNDTKFSAITFGYSAFENNYYKPRNGVVKNCHISNAHYGYGLVQSQAAKNVFFKNISGSGGVTLRLETGYSKMNELQVGGNFDIYGKKISSKNGNATVMISPHAIKNGHVEIDDITAVNSGFAVRIGNGYTTKEQAALGLKPGYFASTSKVTNIKATYGETAQVKSKHFKYMPCAERALIANDFNPDGESYTAPAIAPVLNAAEGSGQGYYNVTIQNVSGSGFKNLSKNILLEKDSDTCTGTSNTRIKNEETVVDQITVYPNPSKGKVYIKNLGDNTINSVVIRNSNGQIIEQAVHSTSLIDLSKYNSGIYFIRINNETHKVIIE
- a CDS encoding DUF4920 domain-containing protein → MKLLSTILLCILFISCSEKKEVSMYGASFDIENAVASKTIITQLASRDTIAIKVKGQIDGVCQKKGCWLTMPMEDGTELFVKFKDYKFFVPMDSEGKDVILEGVAKKEVIDVATLKHYAEDAGKTPEEVAKITNPEVKYTFMANGVAVVEQL
- a CDS encoding glycosyl hydrolase family 28-related protein, producing MKRIERLLNTKKALSFLVVLLCSTTSIFAQKEANFYNDKSKEVSKKVDLVKDYRTNNSDKNDDSPKLQKAINDMTSLKQGGEIFIPKGTYYFKNIELKSNVHLVIDEHATIIPTPTNDNKNYKVFLFGGKKGTIKNVSIRSTKNMFIVDLQNVVNKNVAVITLTNVENFLITGIKVLDNNTRFSAITLGFAEYKNQYYKPTNGIIKNCTITKAHYGYGLVQSQASEHVYYENLSGEGGVTLRLETGYKKMNKLKVGGNFDVYAKNISSRNANATLMISPHTIPNGYFEVDGVTAINSGFAVRIGKGYTTKDQKKAGLTPGTYDNKSKISNVKATYGKTAQVKSKHFKYMPCKERVLIASSFNPDGESYTAPSISPIVNAAKGSGAGYFNVEITNVSGTGFLNLDKDILIESDAIKTCPDGNKMK
- a CDS encoding DUF1801 domain-containing protein; its protein translation is MDNSDHYYLSKEEPIQGCILALKEIIMRQDNEVIHAIKWGIPSFTYKGKNFCFISIDKKTKWPYLLFHEGLLLHHPELEQKDRKLMKSFSVNPEKDLPLETIELLINSALELYKSGKVKTKNK
- a CDS encoding TerB family tellurite resistance protein; this encodes MKNTEKLYETLGELLYAIAKADGLIQDEERDALNELLKNHSWASEIRWSFNYEENQNATVEETYNKVINYCHSYGPTAEYEEFIDAMKFIANASNGIDEDESKIINSFSKDLIERFQRDLNLQTI
- a CDS encoding ABC-F family ATP-binding cassette domain-containing protein — translated: MLSIQELSYLHPNKDVLFQHLNCTINTSAKVALIGNNGSGKSTLLKIISGELLPSSGTLKVENLPYYVPQIFGQFNHLTIAQSLKIENKLNALSQILNGDISEENYAILNDDWTIEERCKEALEYWQLFDLDLSQKLSSLSGGQKTKVFLAGILIHQPSFFILDEPSNHMDSTGRKLLYTFIEKSKSTIIVVSHDRKLLNLIDTTYELSPSGISIYGGNYDFYKSQKEIEKNALNSSIQNTEKALRKAKEKERETRERKEKVDARGKKKQIKSGVPKVMMNKMKNDAENSSSKLSGVHQDKIGGISKDLHALRSNVSSIDKMKFGFNKSTLHKGKLIFNAININIKYNKKYLWKEDLTIEINSGERIAIKGNNGTGKTTLIKLILGSLSPENGTFKRAENKSVYIDQDYSLIDSSLTVYEQVQKHNSSALLEHEVKVRLNRFLFPKEEWDKPCSALSGGERMRLMLCCLTVNTTSPDIIILDEPTNNLDIQNIEILTAAILEYQGTLLVVSHDDYFLEKINIERTIELK
- a CDS encoding Crp/Fnr family transcriptional regulator, encoding MDFIRNYFNAISPISTETWLEIAPLFEKRELQKNDFFIKEHIKATEIGFLEKGCVRAFFTNKEAKEYNKQFFIAPSLIGAYTSLLTGKINKIPQQALTECTLWVVNFKALEKRYSQYHDLERLGRKIAEYYFLEKEEKELEMALKDATQRYLIFSKKFPNLDQKIPQYHIASYLGISATQLSRLRNKLSKNIK
- a CDS encoding SMP-30/gluconolactonase/LRE family protein — translated: MRHQIYKITFALFINFLFQACALHPAAWQPPTKPILEHQYSLNNKLQSATKIKLNGWYGPEDIIFDAAGNLYCGVHKATDDFSDGKILKITPQNNVEVYYNAGSWVAGLHFDADSNLIALSHKEGLIRITADKKVTILATKDEKERPFLIPNGLDIAKDSTIYFSNTSHSSTYTIPYGRQLILEIKPNGGLYKYNPKTAQITTLIDGTYFGNGVVLSKNEDFILMTETTKYRILKYWLKGSKAGETEILIDNLPGFPNGISIREDGSFWVGFTTKRNDALDGIQAHKGMKKLVYSLPEFLQPKQELFGIILNISEEGKVLSALYDTTGKIIPEAGAVKEYNNALYIGGDIIEYIGKYQLDKNKFF